The sequence below is a genomic window from Arthrobacter sp. U41.
CTCACCCCCGGCAAGTACACCGGCATTGCGGACAAGCTGGTCGACCACCTCGCATGAGGCTCCTGCTCATCCGCCACGGCCAGACGCCCGGGAACGTCCTGGGCCAGCTGGACACCGCCCACCCCGGCCCGGGGCTGACCGAACTCGGGGAGCGGCAGGCCGCCGCCCTGGCGCGGTCGCTGGCCAATGAGCCAATCGACCTCCTCTACGCCTCCACACTGATCCGCACCCAGATCACGGCCAGGCCGCTCGCGACCCTGCGCAGCCTCGAAATCCAGGTGCTGGAGGGGCTGCGGGAGATCGAAGCCGGGTCGCTGGAGAAGCTCACCGACAAGGAATCGCACCTGCGCTACTTCGGGACCGTAATGGGCTGGGCAGCCGGGGAACTGCACCGCAGGATGCCGGCCGGACCCAGCGGCCACAACTTCTTCGAGCGCTACGACGCGTCGATCACGGGGATCGCCGCGTCCGCTGCAGCCGTCAACGCCGGGACGGTGGCCGTGGTCAGCCACGGCGCCGCTATCCGCGTCTGGGCGGGCCTTCGGGCCGGGAATGTGGAGGCAGGCTTCGCAGCCCGCCATGTCCTCGCCAACACCGGGATCGTGGCGCTGGAGGGGGACCCCGACGCCGGCTGGCGGCTCATCCACTGGGACGACAGTCCCGTGGGCGGCCTGGCGCTGGTGGATCCGACCGCGGAGGACCCGGCCGGCCGCACCCTCTAGGAATTCTCCGAACCCTAACGCGCAGGAAACACGGCCGAAACCGGCGCTGCCTAGCGTTGATCTGCATAACCCTTCGGCGAAGCGAGGCAGCCATGCAGACCAATCCGCGGCTCAACATCCGGCAGGTCACCTGGGCCAACCCGGTGGGCGCGGATCTCCGCGCAGCCCAGCAGGCCGAACTCGACGCCCGTTTCGGCACGAACGACCACGAACCCGGGCCGGCGCCGTCGGAGGCTGACACGGCCGTTTTCCTCGTCGCCCACGACAAGGCTTCCGGGCAGCCCGTCGGCTGCGGCGGCCTGCGGATCCTCGACGCGCGGACTGCTGAAATCAAGCGGCTCTACGTGCTCCCGTACACCCGCGGCTCCGGGGTCGCCAGCTCCATCCTCGCGGCCCTGGAGGCGCATGCCCATTCCCTTGGCATCACTTCGATCACGGCGGAGGCCGGTTCGGTGCAGACTGATGGCCGGCAGTTCTACGAGAACTCCGGTTTTGTCCCGGTGCCGAACTTCGGGCCGTACGTCGGGGTCGAGCACTCCTACTGCTACGCCAAGGCCATCGACTCGCACAGCGCGGCACACACGGCCATGGCCTAGTCCGGCGTTCGGTCAGCCTTCGACGGCGGCAGCGCCCCTGCGTCTGCCGGCCAGCCGCAGCAGCCCGTCGCGGAGCGGCTGGGCACTTTCCGCGAGCGCCAGCCGTGCCATTGCGGACGACGCCACGCGCAATGCCTGGCTGCGCCACAGTCTCCGCCTGTTGTAATCCTGCAGGGCCTCCGGGAGCGCGCGGGAGTTGAGCAGATCCGCGAGGGTGACAGCATCGATCAGCGCCTCGCAGGCCCCGCGGCCCAGGTTGGGGGTCATGCCGTGGGCCGCGTCCCCCACCAGCACCGCACCGCCCCGCTGGTAGCTGCCCGGATATGGCACCGTCCAGACCCGCTGGGCCAGCGTTCCCTCCGGCGTCGCGACCGCCAGGACGCGGTCCACGCCGGGAGCCCGGCCGGAAAAACGCGCGCGGGTGACGGCCAGGGCTTCCTCGACATAGATGCCGCCGGGCCCCAGCCCCGACCGGTACGAGGCGTACCAGTAGGTCCGGCCGCGGGACGCGGGCGTGATGCCAAACAACTGCCCGCGGCCCCAGTATTCACCGCCGCGGCCCGGCGGGACCGTCTCGTCGATGATGCCGCGCAGGGCAAGATAGGGGCTCAGCCTGGCCCTCGTGCGTTCGCCCCAAATACTCCGGCGGACAATGCTGTGCACCCCGTCGGCGCCGACCACGAGGCCCGAACGCGGCGGGGATGCCACCGGTTCGTACACTCTGGTCACCGAAGCGGGCACCGCTGCGTCCAGCAGCCGGAGCAGGTCCGCACGTGGGACCCCGATGACGTTTGCCGCCCGGGCCTTGAGCAGCACGTTTCCGGATCCGTCCCGGAGTGCCAGGCCCCCGAAACCTGCGCCGGCCGCGCGGACCGCCTGGAGAATACCCACCTCGGCAAGGGCCCGCTGGGCTTCCGGCCACAGGGCCAGGGACGTCTGCACCGACGGCGGCTCTTCCCGGCGCTCGTGGACGGTCACTTGAAAGCGGCTGGGGTCAAGGCGTGCGGCCAGCGCCAGGCCGGCGATGCCGCCGCCGATGACCGAGAGAGCGTCCATGCCCAGAGTCTACGGCCGGCGGGCGCAGCGCCGGGCGGAACATTGGGCGGGGACGGTGGCAGTGCCGCCGCCGTCACACAGGGTCCGGCGTGCCGGCGTCGGCTAATCTCGCACTATGGAAAAGGCAGACATCACCTTCCGCACCCGAAAGTGGGTTCGCCCCGAAGACCTCAACGCGAACGGCACGCTGTTCGGCGGGAGCCTGCTCAAATGGATTGACGAGGAAGCCGCGATCTACGCCATCCTGCAGCTTGGCAACGGCCGGGCGGTCACCAAGTACATTTCCGAAATCAACTTCGTCAGCTCGGCCGTCCAGGGTGACCTGATCGAGATGGGGCTGACCGCCACCCACTTCGGCCGGACGTCGCTCACCATGCGCGCCGAGGTCCGGAACATGATCACCCGGCAGAGCATCCTCACGATCGAGGAAATCGTTTTTGTGAACCTCGATCCACACGGCAAGCCCGCGCCCCACGGGTACACCGAGATCACCTATGACCGGGACCGGATCCCGACGCACCACCTGACGGAGACGCTCGCGGAGGACTAGGCTCCGGCCCCCGCGGCCGATGTTCACGGCCCGTTAAGGCGGGGTAATCCAGCTGTTGCGTCAGGTCGACCAGACTCAAGGCCCCACCCTGAGTTATTTAGTCGATTTGATGGCCATTTAGTGCGATTCCGGTTCTTGCCGCTATAGGCTGGCCGGACGTTGACCTCTGGTCCCATTCAGAAATGAGTCTCCCTCGTGCGCAGATTGAAAATCATGGTCGCCGGCATTGTCGCCGTCTCCCTTCTTTCCGGTTGTGGAGCGGGCGCCGCAGCCCCCGCACCGTCCGAACCCGCCACCGGCCCCGCCGCCGTCGCCCCCTCCGGGCCGCCCTCCGGGGAAACCCTCATCGTCTACACCAACTCCAACGGTGAGGGCCGCGGCGAATGGCTGACCCAGAAGGCCGCCGAGGCCGGCTTCAAAATCGAAATTGTGGGCGCTGGCGGCGCCGACGCCACCAACAAACTGATTGCCGAGAAGAACAACCCGATTGCGGATGTCGCGTTCGGGCTGAACAACATGTACTTCGAACAGATCAAGACCGCCGGGGCGCTTGAGACGTTCACCCCCTCCTGGTCAGGGGAGATCGACGACGCCAAGGGCGACAAGGGCGCAACCAAGGCCTACTGGCCGCTGGTGCAGCAGGCGATCCTGCTGGGCTACAACTCCGACAAGTTCAGCAAGGACGAAGCCCCCAAGGACTGGCCTGAGCTGTGGACGGAAGAGAAATTCAAGTCCCGCTACGAGCGCGTCACCGGCCTCGGCACCGCGACCGCACAACTGGTGTTCGCCAGCATCCTGACGCGCTACAAGGACGACAGCGGCGATCTGGGCATCTCGGACGAGGGCTGGAAGCAGATCGAAGAGTACTTCAAGAACGGCACCCCGGCCGTGGCCAAGACCGACCTCTTCGCCCGCATCGCCTCGGGCGACACCGACATGGGCCAGATGCCGTCCTCGATCATCGCCGAGCGTGAGAAGTCGTTCAAGGTCAACGTGGAAACCGTCATGCCGTCCGTTGGTGTGCCGCTGGCCATCGAGCAGGTTGCCCTGGTCAAGGGCACGGACAAGAAGGATGAGGCCTTGAAGTTCATCGACTGGTTCGGCAGCGCCGAGACCCAGGGCGCGTGGGCGCAGCAGTTCAATTCCATGCCGGTCAACAAGGCCGCCGCTGCCAAGGCCAAGCCCGAGGTCGTCGAGTTCTTCAACACCCTCAAGCAGCAGGACATCGACTGGACGTTCGTCCAGGAGAACATGGGCGCCTGGGTTGAAAAGATCGAACTGGAATACATGAGCTAAAGCGGGAGACGCGGGCGGCCGGCGGCGCTAGCCGGCCGCCCCCGGCCCACCGCTGCCCGTAGTGCCCAGCCGCCCAGCCGCCAGAAGGAACAGATTCCCATGATCCGATTCGAGAACATCGAGGTCACCTTCGGTGACTTCACCGCCATCCCAGAGCTGAATCTCGAGGTGAAACAGGGTGAGTTCTTTACGCTTCTGGGGCCATCCGGTTGCGGAAAGACGACGGCGCTTCGCACCTTGGCCGGGTTCATTGAGCCGACCGCCGGCGAGGTCTACGTCGACGGCAAGCCGGTCACCCGGCTCCCGAGTGACAAGCGGCAGGTGGGTATGGTTTTCCAGAACTATGCGCTGTTCCCCAGCATGAGCGTATGGGAGAACATCGCTTTCGGGCTGCGGGTCCGGAAGGAAAAGTCGGCCGAAAGCGACAGGCTCGTCCGGGATATCGCCAAGCGCGTGGACCTGTCCGAAGACCAGCTGCGGAAGAACGTCACGGAGCTGTCCGGCGGGCAGCAGCAGCGCGTCGCCGTCGCCCGTGCGCTCGTTCTGCAGCCCAAGATCCTGCTCCTCGACGAGCCGCTCTCCAATCTTGATGCCAAGCTCCGGCACCAGCTGCGGCAGCAGCTCAAAGACCTACAGAGCGAATTCGGCATCACCACCGTCTACGTCACCCATGACCAGGACGAGGCACTGGCGATGAGCGACCGGGTGGCCGTCTTCAACAAGGGCGTCGTGGAGCAGGTTGGCACCCCGCAAAGCATCTACGACGAGTCCGCCACGGAGTTCGTTTGCAATTTCATCGGCGACAGCAGCCGCCTCACCGCCGGCTTCGTCGCCGAACTGAACCGGAAGTCGAACCACACCCTCGACCCCGCTGCCAATTCCTACCTCCGGGTGGAAAAAGCGTCCCTGGACCCTGCCGGCAGCGACGGCTCGGCCGTTCCGATGCAGGGAACTGTCGTCTCGAAGAGTTACCACGGGCTGCACAGCCGGTACGTGGTGCGTTGCCACGGATCCGACGTCCGGCTTCTCGTCAAGGAGGACGGCGGGGACCAGCCCGGTACCGGCAGCGCGGCAACGGTCTACGTCCAGCCGCGGCACGTCCTGCAGTACCACCCGGAAACCGGTGTCTCGCTGGGCACCCGGCTGCCGGAAGCGGCCCGCCCGTGAGCAGCGGCGGCTCGAACGGCGCGGGCACCAGGAGCATGCTCCGCTCCCCCGCCGTCCTGATTGCCGGGGTGGTGCTGACCTGGTTCATTGCGGCTTTCCTCGTCTGGCCCAATGCGAACGTGTTGATCCAGACCTTTTTCCCGGACGGGGTCTTCTCGGGACGGGCCGCCGAAAAACTTTTCTCCTCCCAGCGCGCCATGAAATCACTGGGCAACAGCTTCCTGCTGGCGGTCGCCTTGTCCGTCACGGTCAATGCGGTGGGAATCTTCATTGTGCTGGTCACGCATTATTTCAAGATTCGCGGCTCAAGGATCCTGTTCCTGGGCTATGCCTCGACCTTCATCTACGGCGGCATTGTGCTGGCGGCCGGTTACAAGTTCATCTACGGGGACAGGGGGATCGTCACAGGTTTCCTGCTGTCGATGTTTCCCGGCATGGACCCGGGCTGGTTCTCCGGGTTCTTTGCCGTGCTCTCGGTGATGACTTTTGCCACCACCACGAACCACATGCTCTTCGTCGCCAACGCCCTCAAGGGGGTGGATTACCAGACCATCGAGGCGGCCCGGAACATGGGCGCCTCCACTTGGACGATCCTGCGGCGGATCGTCCTGCCGATGCTCAAGCCGACGCTCTTTGCCGTCACCGTGCTCTCCTTCCTGACCGGCCTCGGTGCCCTCAGCGCCCCCCAGGTCCTGGGCGGACGGGATTTCCAGACCATCACTCCGATGATCCTCACCTTCTCCAACAGCCCGACGTCGCGGGACCTCGCCGCGTTGCTCGCCATCATCCTCGGCCTGGCCACCGTCCTGATGCTGGCCGTGATGACGCGGCTGGAAAAGGGCGGCACCTACTTCTCGGTGTCAAAAGTCTCCTCCGGGCTGCAGAAACAGCAGATCCGCAACCCGGCGGCCAACGCCGCCGTCCACGTTGCCGCATATGTGCTGTTCGCGGTGTACACCCTGCCCGTGGTGCTGATCGTGGTCTACTCCTTCGCCGACGGCGCCGCGATCCAGACCGGACAGCTGTCGCCGGGCAGCCTGACCCTGGACAACTACGTGCGTGTGCTCACCCAGCCCTCGGGCCTTCGGCCGTTCGTGATCAGCATCGTATACAGTGCCCTGGCTGCCGTGATCGCCGTCGGCGGGCTGCTCTTCGTGGCCCGGCTCCTGCAGAAATACCGCAACTGGGTCACCACGGCCTTCGAATACCTGCTCCACATCCCGTGGATCCTGCCCTCGGCCCTGCTGGCCCTGGGCCTGATCCTGAGCTACGACCACCCGAACCCGCTGGTCGGCGGCGCCGTGCTGACCGGGACCACGGTGATCCTGCTGATCGCCTTCGTGACCGTGAAGATCCCGTTCACCCTGCGGATGCTGAAGGCGTCCTTCGCCTCGGTCAACTCCTCGCTCGAAGAGGCCGCCAACATCATGGGCGCCAAGACGCCGTACGTCTTCCGCCGGATCCTGCTGCCGATCGTGCTGCCGGCCGCAGCCGCCATCACGGCGCTGAACTTCAACAGCATGCTCGACGACTACGACACGGCGATCTTCCTTGCCCACCCGCTGTTCCAGCCCCTGGGCCTGGTCATCAAGGCCAACACCGACGGCGCGGAGGGCGTCGACGGGGTATCCAACACCTTTGTCTACACGGTGCTTCTTATGGTCATCACCGGAGTGACGATGTATCTGGTGTACGGCAGGGCGGGCCGGAAACCGGGACGGACCGCGAAGGCCTCGGGCGGAAAGGCCGGCACCGCCCCGGTCCTGGCCGAGGCGGCGCCGGCCGAGCCGGCGCGCGTCCCCTAACCTGCCTGGTTCG
It includes:
- a CDS encoding histidine phosphatase family protein, producing MRLLLIRHGQTPGNVLGQLDTAHPGPGLTELGERQAAALARSLANEPIDLLYASTLIRTQITARPLATLRSLEIQVLEGLREIEAGSLEKLTDKESHLRYFGTVMGWAAGELHRRMPAGPSGHNFFERYDASITGIAASAAAVNAGTVAVVSHGAAIRVWAGLRAGNVEAGFAARHVLANTGIVALEGDPDAGWRLIHWDDSPVGGLALVDPTAEDPAGRTL
- a CDS encoding GNAT family N-acetyltransferase, giving the protein MQTNPRLNIRQVTWANPVGADLRAAQQAELDARFGTNDHEPGPAPSEADTAVFLVAHDKASGQPVGCGGLRILDARTAEIKRLYVLPYTRGSGVASSILAALEAHAHSLGITSITAEAGSVQTDGRQFYENSGFVPVPNFGPYVGVEHSYCYAKAIDSHSAAHTAMA
- a CDS encoding FAD-dependent monooxygenase, with protein sequence MDALSVIGGGIAGLALAARLDPSRFQVTVHERREEPPSVQTSLALWPEAQRALAEVGILQAVRAAGAGFGGLALRDGSGNVLLKARAANVIGVPRADLLRLLDAAVPASVTRVYEPVASPPRSGLVVGADGVHSIVRRSIWGERTRARLSPYLALRGIIDETVPPGRGGEYWGRGQLFGITPASRGRTYWYASYRSGLGPGGIYVEEALAVTRARFSGRAPGVDRVLAVATPEGTLAQRVWTVPYPGSYQRGGAVLVGDAAHGMTPNLGRGACEALIDAVTLADLLNSRALPEALQDYNRRRLWRSQALRVASSAMARLALAESAQPLRDGLLRLAGRRRGAAAVEG
- a CDS encoding acyl-CoA thioesterase codes for the protein MEKADITFRTRKWVRPEDLNANGTLFGGSLLKWIDEEAAIYAILQLGNGRAVTKYISEINFVSSAVQGDLIEMGLTATHFGRTSLTMRAEVRNMITRQSILTIEEIVFVNLDPHGKPAPHGYTEITYDRDRIPTHHLTETLAED
- a CDS encoding extracellular solute-binding protein, whose product is MVAGIVAVSLLSGCGAGAAAPAPSEPATGPAAVAPSGPPSGETLIVYTNSNGEGRGEWLTQKAAEAGFKIEIVGAGGADATNKLIAEKNNPIADVAFGLNNMYFEQIKTAGALETFTPSWSGEIDDAKGDKGATKAYWPLVQQAILLGYNSDKFSKDEAPKDWPELWTEEKFKSRYERVTGLGTATAQLVFASILTRYKDDSGDLGISDEGWKQIEEYFKNGTPAVAKTDLFARIASGDTDMGQMPSSIIAEREKSFKVNVETVMPSVGVPLAIEQVALVKGTDKKDEALKFIDWFGSAETQGAWAQQFNSMPVNKAAAAKAKPEVVEFFNTLKQQDIDWTFVQENMGAWVEKIELEYMS
- a CDS encoding ABC transporter ATP-binding protein encodes the protein MIRFENIEVTFGDFTAIPELNLEVKQGEFFTLLGPSGCGKTTALRTLAGFIEPTAGEVYVDGKPVTRLPSDKRQVGMVFQNYALFPSMSVWENIAFGLRVRKEKSAESDRLVRDIAKRVDLSEDQLRKNVTELSGGQQQRVAVARALVLQPKILLLDEPLSNLDAKLRHQLRQQLKDLQSEFGITTVYVTHDQDEALAMSDRVAVFNKGVVEQVGTPQSIYDESATEFVCNFIGDSSRLTAGFVAELNRKSNHTLDPAANSYLRVEKASLDPAGSDGSAVPMQGTVVSKSYHGLHSRYVVRCHGSDVRLLVKEDGGDQPGTGSAATVYVQPRHVLQYHPETGVSLGTRLPEAARP
- a CDS encoding ABC transporter permease: MLRSPAVLIAGVVLTWFIAAFLVWPNANVLIQTFFPDGVFSGRAAEKLFSSQRAMKSLGNSFLLAVALSVTVNAVGIFIVLVTHYFKIRGSRILFLGYASTFIYGGIVLAAGYKFIYGDRGIVTGFLLSMFPGMDPGWFSGFFAVLSVMTFATTTNHMLFVANALKGVDYQTIEAARNMGASTWTILRRIVLPMLKPTLFAVTVLSFLTGLGALSAPQVLGGRDFQTITPMILTFSNSPTSRDLAALLAIILGLATVLMLAVMTRLEKGGTYFSVSKVSSGLQKQQIRNPAANAAVHVAAYVLFAVYTLPVVLIVVYSFADGAAIQTGQLSPGSLTLDNYVRVLTQPSGLRPFVISIVYSALAAVIAVGGLLFVARLLQKYRNWVTTAFEYLLHIPWILPSALLALGLILSYDHPNPLVGGAVLTGTTVILLIAFVTVKIPFTLRMLKASFASVNSSLEEAANIMGAKTPYVFRRILLPIVLPAAAAITALNFNSMLDDYDTAIFLAHPLFQPLGLVIKANTDGAEGVDGVSNTFVYTVLLMVITGVTMYLVYGRAGRKPGRTAKASGGKAGTAPVLAEAAPAEPARVP